Proteins from one Bacteroidota bacterium genomic window:
- a CDS encoding T9SS type A sorting domain-containing protein, which produces MKFIFFFITAFTFVFAQTITKSFQQGKDGYWGAKAVDISSLGYGTSGNINGTTFADGNSDWCIGYLSKTVHAYDIFPLMRFDSLDKYIPKNAEIKSAKLTLTFVQWDKPVRVVGKYLAVDWFADVVDPSGGVGSAQIGWETRKQNVAWGGKGASQSGVDYVANKLFIIPDKENKIPANGSVSYTVLLDNDIVKSWLEPEKNFGFKLETDTVGIHIYVSQPQRHLFGTQPKLTIEYIVPVTTIGKEQKAVNTFTLLQNYPNPFNPTTMIDFTVQISAFTSLKIYDALGREVATLVDEYLESGVHHQQTFDAGNYSSGIYFAKLQSGKYIQLKKMILVK; this is translated from the coding sequence ATGAAATTTATTTTCTTTTTTATTACTGCATTTACCTTTGTTTTTGCTCAAACGATAACGAAATCGTTTCAACAAGGGAAAGATGGATATTGGGGAGCCAAGGCGGTTGATATTTCGAGTCTTGGGTATGGAACAAGTGGGAATATCAACGGAACAACCTTTGCCGATGGAAATTCTGATTGGTGCATAGGATATCTTTCAAAGACCGTCCATGCATATGATATTTTTCCGTTGATGAGATTCGATAGTTTGGACAAATACATTCCGAAAAATGCGGAGATCAAATCAGCAAAATTGACATTAACATTTGTGCAATGGGATAAACCGGTGAGAGTGGTCGGGAAATATCTTGCGGTAGATTGGTTTGCCGATGTTGTCGATCCATCCGGCGGCGTAGGTTCTGCACAGATAGGATGGGAAACGCGGAAACAGAATGTTGCGTGGGGAGGAAAAGGAGCAAGCCAATCAGGAGTTGATTATGTAGCAAACAAATTATTTATCATACCGGATAAGGAGAATAAAATCCCGGCCAATGGTTCTGTTTCCTATACAGTTTTGCTGGACAATGATATTGTAAAGAGCTGGCTGGAACCGGAAAAGAATTTTGGTTTTAAATTGGAAACAGATACCGTTGGAATTCATATCTACGTTTCACAGCCGCAGAGGCATCTCTTTGGTACACAGCCAAAACTGACGATTGAATATATTGTTCCGGTAACGACGATTGGCAAAGAACAAAAAGCAGTGAACACATTTACTCTTTTGCAAAATTATCCTAATCCCTTTAATCCGACGACAATGATTGATTTTACGGTTCAGATTTCAGCATTTACCTCACTAAAAATTTATGATGCTCTTGGCAGGGAAGTGGCAACACTGGTAGATGAATACCTCGAATCCGGCGTTCACCATCAACAAACATTTGATGCAGGAAATTATTCAAGCGGAATATATTTTGCCAAACTACAAAGCGGCAAATACATTCAACTGAAGAAAATGATACTCGTCAAATAA